The genomic DNA CAAACGCAGCAAGGTACTTTTGCCACAGCCGCTGCGACCGACCACGGCCACGAATTGCCCGGCCGGGATATGCAGGTCGATGTCGCGCAATACCTGGCGCGTGCCGAAGGTTTTTTGCAGCTTGCGCACCGCCAGCGGAATGCCACGCAGCAGGCGCGGAGGTTGTTGGGCGGTCATGCCACACCTCCCTTGCTCACTTGGTACGCCGGGTGCCAGCGCAGCCAGACCCGCTCAAGCCCGCGAGCGGCCAGGTCGGCCAATTTGCCCAGCACGGCGTACAGAAGAATCGCCAATACCACCACATCGGTTTGCAGGAACTCCCGGGCATTCATCGCCAGGTAACCGATGCCGGAACTGGCGGAGATGGTTTCCGCAACGATCAGCGTCAGCCACATGAAACCCAGGGCAAAGCGCACGCCCACCAGGATCGAAGGCAAGGCGCCCGGCAGGATCACCTGACGAAACAGGCGCAAGCCAGACAAGCCGTAGCTGCGGGACATTTCCACCAGCGCCGGGTCGACGTTGCGAATCCCGTGGTAGGTGTTGAGGTAGATGGGAAACAACGTGCCCAGGGCCACCAGGAAAATCTTCGCCGACTCATCGATGCCAAACCACAGGATCACCAGCGGAATCAGCGCCAGGTGCGGCACGTTCCGCACCATCTGCACGGAGCTGTCCAACAGGCGTTCGCCCCATTTCGACAAACCGGTGATAAAGCCCAGGGCCAGGCCGATGCCGCCACCGATCAGGAAACCCACCGCCGCCCGCCAACCGCTGATGGCCAGGTGCGTCCAGATCTCGCCGCTGCGCACCAGGTTCACCCCAGCTTCGATCACCGCCACGGGTGCCGGCAGGATCCGCGTGGACAACCAACCGGCCGACACCGACAGTTGCCAGACCGCCAGCAACAGCAGCGGCACTGCCCAGGGCGCGAGGTTGTGGATAATTTTCTTCATGGCCGCCTCAGCTCTGGGACGCGGCTTTGGGCAGGATGTCGTTGGCGACCATTTCACCGAACGGGCTCACATAACCCTGGCTTTTCGGCAGCTCCGGACGCTCCACGTCCAGGTGTGGGAACAACAGTTCCGCCACGCGATAAGACTCTTCCAGGTGGGGATAACCGGAGAAGATGAAGGTGTCGATGCCAAGATCGGCGTACTCCTTGACCCGCGCCGCCACGGTCGGGCCATCGCCCACCAGTGCGGTACCGGCACCGCCGCGCACCAGGCCGACACCGGCCCAGAGGTTGGGGCTGACTTCCAGCTTGTCGCGACGGCCACCGTGCAGGGCGGCCATGCGTTGCTGGCCCACCGAATCGAAGCGCGCCAGGGACGCCTGGGCACGGGCGATGGTGTCGTCGTCCAGGTGGGAAATCAGCCGGTCGGCTGCTTGCCAGGCTTCGGCGTTGGTTTCGCGCACGATCACATGCAGACGGATGCCGAAGCGCACGGTGCGGCCGAGCTTCGCGGCCTTGGCGCGCACTTGTTCGATCTTCTGCGCTACGGCGGCGGGCGGCTCACCCCAGGTCAGCACCATTTCCACTTGCTCGGCCGCCAGGTCCTGGGCGGCTTCCGACGAGCCGCCGAAATACAGCGGCGGACGCGGTTGCTGGATCGGCGGATAGAGCAGCTTGGCGCCCTTCACACTGATGTGTTCACCGTCGTAATCCACGGTTTCGCCTTCCAGCACTCGGCGCCAGATCCGGGTGAATTCCACTGAGGCCTGGTAGCGTTGTTCGTGGTCGAGGAACAAGCCATCGCCGGCCAGTTCGTCCGGGTCGCCGCCGGTCACCAGGTTGAACAACGCCCGTCCGCCGGACAACCGGTCGAGGGTCGCGGCCTGGCGTGCCGCCACCGTCGGCGAAATAATCCCGGGACGCAGGGCGACGAGGAATTTCAGGCGCTGGGTCACCGGAATCAACGAAGCGGCCACCAGCCACGAATCCTCGCAGGAACGCCCGGTGGGGATCAACACGCCGCCGAAACCCAGGCGGTCCGCCGCTTGGGCGACCTGCTGCAAATAACCGTGATCGACGGCGCGGGCGCCTTCGGCAGTGCCAAGGTAATGGCCGTCGCCGTGGGTAGGCAGGAACCAGAAAATATTGAGGCTCATGGAGTGGTCTCCTAAGGGATCGAATTACTGCGCGTTCGCAACGGCCGCCGGCGGCGTCCAGATCACGTCCTTGATGCTCAAGGGCTTGGGAATCAATTTGAGCTGGTAGAAGCTGTCGGCGATTTTTTGCTGCGCCGCCACCACTTCCGGCGTGAGGAACAGCGCCCCGTAGCCTTGGCGTTTCACCGACGTCAGGGTGATGTCCGCCGGCAGGCCGAGCAGCGGCGATACCTGCTGGGTCACGTCTTCAGGGTTGGCCTTGGACCACTCCCCCACCGCGCGCACTTCTTCCACCAGGGCGGTAATGACCTGGGGATTCTTTTGCGCATAAGGTTTGGTGGCGAGGTAGAACTGGTGGTTATCGACGATGCCTTTGCCGTCACGCAGGGTGCGTGCCTGCAACTGTTGTTCGGCGGCAGCCTGGTACGGGTCCCAGATCACCCAGGCGTCCACACTGCCCCGTTCGAACGCGGCACGGGCGTCAGCCGGCGGCAGGAAAACGGTCTGGATATCGGCATACTTGAGGCCGGCGTCTTCCAGCGCCCGCACCAGCAGGTAATGGACGTTGGAGCC from Pseudomonas beijingensis includes the following:
- a CDS encoding sulfonate ABC transporter substrate-binding protein codes for the protein MRTVILRRGLVALFAAAVSFGVIAQAQAETLRIGYQKYGTLVLLKAKGSLEKRLAAQGVDVQWTEFPGGPQLLEGLNVGSIDFGVTGETPPVFAQAAGADLLYVAYEPPAPTSEAILVPKGSAIQSVQDLKGKKVALNKGSNVHYLLVRALEDAGLKYADIQTVFLPPADARAAFERGSVDAWVIWDPYQAAAEQQLQARTLRDGKGIVDNHQFYLATKPYAQKNPQVITALVEEVRAVGEWSKANPEDVTQQVSPLLGLPADITLTSVKRQGYGALFLTPEVVAAQQKIADSFYQLKLIPKPLSIKDVIWTPPAAVANAQ
- the ssuD gene encoding FMNH2-dependent alkanesulfonate monooxygenase, with product MSLNIFWFLPTHGDGHYLGTAEGARAVDHGYLQQVAQAADRLGFGGVLIPTGRSCEDSWLVAASLIPVTQRLKFLVALRPGIISPTVAARQAATLDRLSGGRALFNLVTGGDPDELAGDGLFLDHEQRYQASVEFTRIWRRVLEGETVDYDGEHISVKGAKLLYPPIQQPRPPLYFGGSSEAAQDLAAEQVEMVLTWGEPPAAVAQKIEQVRAKAAKLGRTVRFGIRLHVIVRETNAEAWQAADRLISHLDDDTIARAQASLARFDSVGQQRMAALHGGRRDKLEVSPNLWAGVGLVRGGAGTALVGDGPTVAARVKEYADLGIDTFIFSGYPHLEESYRVAELLFPHLDVERPELPKSQGYVSPFGEMVANDILPKAASQS
- the ssuC gene encoding aliphatic sulfonate ABC transporter permease SsuC, producing MKKIIHNLAPWAVPLLLLAVWQLSVSAGWLSTRILPAPVAVIEAGVNLVRSGEIWTHLAISGWRAAVGFLIGGGIGLALGFITGLSKWGERLLDSSVQMVRNVPHLALIPLVILWFGIDESAKIFLVALGTLFPIYLNTYHGIRNVDPALVEMSRSYGLSGLRLFRQVILPGALPSILVGVRFALGFMWLTLIVAETISASSGIGYLAMNAREFLQTDVVVLAILLYAVLGKLADLAARGLERVWLRWHPAYQVSKGGVA